GCGATCTGGCCACGCACCACCCCGATCAGGTCGGCGTACCCGGCATCCAGTGCCTTCTCCGCCTGCGCCGGGTGCTTGAAGCGGCCGACGCCGATCACCGGCACGGGCACCGCGGCCTTGATCGCGGCCGGGATGTGCAGCGCGTACCGCGGTGGAACGCGCATACCGGCCTGGATCAGGAACAGCGTCTCGGTGGCCAGGCCGATCGAGGTGTTGACGTAGTCGGCTCCCCCTGCGGTGGTGACGCGACGGGCGGTGGCCACCGCCTCGTCCAGCGTGACGCCGTCCTCGATCATCTCGTCACCGCCGAGCCGCACGCCCAGCACGGACGACGGCCCGATCTCGGCCCGGACCGCCGCGAGCACCTCCCGCAGGAACCGAGAGCGGTCCGTTCCGTACGCGTCGGTCCGCCGGTTCGTCGCCCGGGACAGGAACTGCCGGATCAGCGACGAGTGGGAACACTGCAGTTCCACCCCGTCAAAACCGCCCTCGACGCAGTGTCGGGCGGTCCGGGCGTAACCCTCGACGATCTCCGCGATCCGATCCCCCGAGAGCGCCACCGGCACCTCCCGGAACATCGGATCCGGCACCGCGCTCGGCGCCAGCACCGGCTCCCGCGTATACATCCCGGACGCCTGCCCACCGTTGTGGTTGAGCTGTGCCAGGACGAGCGCGCCGGCGTCGTGCACCGCGGACGTCAGCACCCGGTAGTGCGGCACGACCGCCGGGTCGTATCCGCGGATCAGCTTCTCGTACGCCCGGTCGGACGGGTGGACCGTGTGTTCCTCGGTGATGATCAGCCCGGCCCCACCCGCCGCCCGGGCACGGTAGTACTCGACGTGCCGCGCGCTCGGCAGCCCGTCCTCGGCGTAGTTCGTCAGGTGGGCGGAGAACACCACCCGGTTGCGGAGGGTCACCGGACCCACCCGCACCGGGCTGAACAGCGTCAACTCGTGAAGATCGACGTCAGCGCCGGTGCGACGTCGCGGTGTGAGCGGATCGGGCGGAGCCGCCCCCGGCCTGCCTCGGCGAGGTCCCGCCCCAGGTCGAGGTCGTGTTCGCCGGGCGGCGTCCCGATGTCGAGCAGCACGTCGAGCCGCGGCAGCCTCGCGGCGAGCGGACGCGGGTCCGGCCCCGCGTTGTGCACACAGTCCGAGAGCAGGAGCACCCGGGCGTCGCGCGCCGGTACCCGGGACAGCTCGCGCGCCGCCAGCTGCAGCGGGAACCCGACGTTCGTCAGCCCCCGCGCGGGCACCGACAGCAGCAGGTCGAGCAGGCGGGTCGGGCGGGCGGGCGCGCCGAGCGGATGCAGCACCGCGGCGTCCGACCAGAACGCGATCACCGCGAGGTCGTCGTCGGCCAGCTCACCCGCGACCGCGCCGACCGTGGCGGCCGCGGTCCGGATCCGCTCTCCCTTCATCGAGCCGGACACGTCCACGACCAGGACCACCGACCGCCGGGTGCGCACTCGTTCGCGCACGATGATCCGCCGGTCGACGCCGGACTCGTCGTCCACCTCGTCGGGGTTGCCGAGCAGCGCCTCGATCGTGCGGTCCAGGTCGAGGTCGGCCGACCCGTCCCGGTACGGCAGCGACGCGAGGTCACCCACGCCCCGGTGCTGACGCCGATCACGACGCGGCCGCCGCAGCGAGAGCCGAGCCGCGATCTCCCGTGCCCGCGCGCGGACAGCCGGGTCCGGCCCGTCCTCCGAGGGCTCCAGCGTGACCAGATCCGCGCCCTCGTCGGTGGTCCCCGGCGCCACGCTGCCCGGTAGTTGCGGCCCGCGCTTGTCGCGCCGCCCGCGCCCGGTCAGCACGGTGCCGGAGCCGTTCGAGGCCCGGCTCGGCCGGAACTCGGTCGGGTCCTCGGACAACTGCTTGGGCTTCCGCTTGAGCGGTCGGCCCCGGCCGTTCGTCCGGCGGTCCCGCGAGACCGGCGAATCCGCCTCGACCGCTCTTCAACCAGGCTGCGCCGCCGACGGCTGGAGGATGAACCGGTCCTCCCAGATCTCGGTGAGCACCCGCTCCGGTGTGGTGTCCGCGGCCTCGTCCAGGTGGATCCGCCCGGACAGCGCGACGACCATCGCGTCCTTGACCAGCACCGCGTAGAGCGACGTCGACTCCCGGGTGACCGCGTCGTCCACCGACAGGCCACGCAGCGCGCCCAACTGCACGGCAACCAGCGCGAGGTCGATCGCACCACGGACGCTGGAGCCCTGCCGCACGTCCGGATGCTCCCGCGTCGCCCGGGTGACCGCCACCGCGTCGCGCACCAGCCAGGAACCCAGCGCCTCCCCGGACGACGGCAGCCCGGTTCGCAGGACGACGATGCCGCGCTCGGCGTCGTCGTCCTGATAATCGACGGCCAGCCGGCAGAGACGGTCGTGGACACTCGAGCTGAGCCGCGTCGTACCCACGTTGTCGTAAGGGTTCATCGACGCGATGATCCGGAACGTCGGCAGGGCCTCGACCGTGCCGACCCGCGGGATCGACAGCCGCCGGTCGGCCATCGCGGTGAGCAGCGTGTTGAGCGTGTCGTCGGGGGCCCGGTTGAACTCCTCGATGTAGAGGAAACCGCCGGACCGCATCGCCTCGGTGAGCGGACCCGCGACGAAGTTGTCCTCGCTGTAATCCTCCTTGAGGACCCGGGCGGGGTTGTGGTGCCCGACGAGCTTGGCCGGGGTCAGGTCGGCGTTGCCCTCGACGAACAGCAGCGGGATGCCCCACTCGCCCGTGATCGCGGTCAGCATCGTGGTCTTGCTGGTGCCGGGCGGTCCCTCCAGGACGATGTCCCGTCCGGCCGCGACTGCCGCGAGCACCAGATCGAGTTCCCGTTCCCGCCCGACCAGGCGGGCGCCGACTCTCGCCCGGGCGGCGACCACGTCGGGGGCGGTGGTTGTGGTCATGTGGCGCGCTTCCTCGCTCGAAGTCGACGTACGTGCATGGCGACCGGCGGAGCCGGTGTGTGATCAAAGCGCAGCGCCGCGCGGCGGCCCTCGAGGATCGCCTCCAGCGCGGTGCGGGGCGCCACGCAGTCACCGGCGCGCTCGGCCCGGACCTGCGCGAACGTCTCGTCGGGCAGCCGGTGGCCACAGTCGACGACCGCCGCGCAGGCGACCGTGCGGCGGTCGCCGGTCCAGACGTGCTCCAGCACCGCCGCACCGGGCGTCACGCCGACGATCCGGGTGCGCAGCTCGCGGCGTACACCGAGCGCCTCCAGGCGGAAGTTCACCTCGGCCAGCTCGGGGGTGCGGGCGCCGAGAACCGGGTCGGGCGTGACGACGTGCACGTCGCGCCCGGCGTCCGCGAGCCGTTCCGCGAGACCGACCGCGACCGGCCCACCGATCGGGTCGTCCACCACCACCGGCCCCGCCGGCAGCTCCGCAAGCGCCTCCACCACATCAATCACCCGCGGCCCCGGATCGACCGCCGGGCCAGCCCACGGGCCGGCCGCCAGGTCGGCCGCGACGGCCGCGCCCTCGGCCGCGAGGACCGTCGAGGGCATGGCGGGCGTCGAGGGCATGGCGGTGCGCCAGGCAGCGGCGCGGTCGGGTGTGCGCGACCGGCTCCCGGTCGCGAGCACGACGTGCTCGGTGGCCGCGACCTCGTCCGCGGTCAGCTCAGTACCCAGTTCAATGCGGACGCCGAGCCGCCGGCACTCGGCGGCGAGCCAGTCGGCCAGCAGCCCCAGCCGCTCCCGCCCCGGCCCGGTCGCCGCGGTCCGCAGCAGCCCGCCGAGCCGGTCCGAGCGCTCGGCCAGCCGCACCCGGTGCCCGCGCAGCGCCAGCACCCGCGCGGCTTCCAGGCCCGCGGGGCCACCACCGACGACCAGCACGTCCCGCGCGACCGCGTCCAGCCCGACCGGGTCCAGGCCCACAGGATCCGACTCAGTCGTCTCGTGCCCGGCGCGTGGCTCCGCCACGCAGCTGACTGCCGGGTTGCGGACGTCCCGCACCTGACACGCCTGATTACACAACACACACGGTCGGACGAGTGCCGCGGCGCCACCGCGGACGAGCGTCACGAGCCGGGGCTCAGCGATCTGCGCCCTGGTCATCTCGACCAGGTCCGCGACACCGTCGTCGAGCGCGTCCTGCGCGGCATGCGGAACCACGACGCTGCCCTGCAGCACGACCGGCACCCGGCCCGCCGCGGCGGTGCGCATCGCGGCACACAGGTCCCGGTTGAACCCCGGGGCGGTCCGAGCGGTCGGCCGGTACCGCGCCGACGAGTAGTGCCCGGCACGGACGACCGTCAGCAGGTCGACGTGGCCCGCGACGGCGTCGACCACCTGCGCGGCGTCCGCCGGGGTGAGACCCGCCCACGGCGCGTCCTCGTCGCAGGACAGGCGGAGAGCGAGCACCCGGTCCGGGCCGACAGCGGCCCGGACCGAGGCGATCACGTCCCGCAGAAAGCGGGATCTGTCGGTGCCGTAGGCGTCCGACCGCTGGTTGGTCAGACCGGAGAGGAACTGGCGGAGCAGCGAGTCGGCTCCGGCGTTCAGCTCGACGCCGCCCAGCCCGGCATCGACCGCGGCCGCCGCAGCCGCCCCGAACGCGGCGATCACCGCGTCGATCTGGGTCTGTTCCATCGCGGCGGGCTGTTCCCTGGTCACCACGTCGGCCACCGGCGACGGAGCCCACAGCACCCGCTGCGAGTACGCGCTCGACCCCTGCAGCCCGGCGTGGCCCAGGCCT
This sequence is a window from Cryptosporangium aurantiacum. Protein-coding genes within it:
- a CDS encoding mycofactocin system FadH/OYE family oxidoreductase 1, producing MPTLTEPVVLAGAAAPSRVLFGPHVTNLARGRALADRSVAYYAERAAGGTGVLVTEIASVIADDWPYERAPLASECGPGWAAIADACRPYGTVVLGGLGHAGLQGSSAYSQRVLWAPSPVADVVTREQPAAMEQTQIDAVIAAFGAAAAAAVDAGLGGVELNAGADSLLRQFLSGLTNQRSDAYGTDRSRFLRDVIASVRAAVGPDRVLALRLSCDEDAPWAGLTPADAAQVVDAVAGHVDLLTVVRAGHYSSARYRPTARTAPGFNRDLCAAMRTAAAGRVPVVLQGSVVVPHAAQDALDDGVADLVEMTRAQIAEPRLVTLVRGGAAALVRPCVLCNQACQVRDVRNPAVSCVAEPRAGHETTESDPVGLDPVGLDAVARDVLVVGGGPAGLEAARVLALRGHRVRLAERSDRLGGLLRTAATGPGRERLGLLADWLAAECRRLGVRIELGTELTADEVAATEHVVLATGSRSRTPDRAAAWRTAMPSTPAMPSTVLAAEGAAVAADLAAGPWAGPAVDPGPRVIDVVEALAELPAGPVVVDDPIGGPVAVGLAERLADAGRDVHVVTPDPVLGARTPELAEVNFRLEALGVRRELRTRIVGVTPGAAVLEHVWTGDRRTVACAAVVDCGHRLPDETFAQVRAERAGDCVAPRTALEAILEGRRAALRFDHTPAPPVAMHVRRLRARKRAT
- a CDS encoding vWA domain-containing protein, whose product is MSEDPTEFRPSRASNGSGTVLTGRGRRDKRGPQLPGSVAPGTTDEGADLVTLEPSEDGPDPAVRARAREIAARLSLRRPRRDRRQHRGVGDLASLPYRDGSADLDLDRTIEALLGNPDEVDDESGVDRRIIVRERVRTRRSVVLVVDVSGSMKGERIRTAAATVGAVAGELADDDLAVIAFWSDAAVLHPLGAPARPTRLLDLLLSVPARGLTNVGFPLQLAARELSRVPARDARVLLLSDCVHNAGPDPRPLAARLPRLDVLLDIGTPPGEHDLDLGRDLAEAGRGRLRPIRSHRDVAPALTSIFTS
- a CDS encoding AAA family ATPase, which gives rise to MTTTTAPDVVAARARVGARLVGRERELDLVLAAVAAGRDIVLEGPPGTSKTTMLTAITGEWGIPLLFVEGNADLTPAKLVGHHNPARVLKEDYSEDNFVAGPLTEAMRSGGFLYIEEFNRAPDDTLNTLLTAMADRRLSIPRVGTVEALPTFRIIASMNPYDNVGTTRLSSSVHDRLCRLAVDYQDDDAERGIVVLRTGLPSSGEALGSWLVRDAVAVTRATREHPDVRQGSSVRGAIDLALVAVQLGALRGLSVDDAVTRESTSLYAVLVKDAMVVALSGRIHLDEAADTTPERVLTEIWEDRFILQPSAAQPG